A portion of the Fulvia fulva chromosome 1, complete sequence genome contains these proteins:
- a CDS encoding Alpha-glucosidase 2: MPQQEFIPKSYSLEHGPTSTSSSVHLRSNERNQAVDFTFEAIRPGLFRTTFTSDTHPLPPFPSAARPKAHATTYATTKSGANSKTFTYNDIEATVDWSGVPIVSVGFAGQQPLHTDLPNRSYVLDGSGVAHYTRYFGGSLHVGLGEKAAPMDLSNRHFTLSATDSFGYDVHRTDPMYKHIPLLIRAGPEGVVATFSASHSRGHYSVGSEMDGMWGFFKVYRQDHGGLEQYILIGKTLQEVITIYADLVGYPLLVPRWAFGYLGGGMKYSMLDEPRASDALLEWASKLEKHDIPCSGFQMSSGYTVAETEPKTRNVFTWNRHRFPDPKSFCDAFHAKGIRLIANIKPYILGSHPEYEKLVKAGALFKDLNTGGSGIARLWSAGGGESGEGGHIDFTSKAGYDFWYNGVKELRQIGMDCMWNDNNEYVVPDDTWQLSLDQESVKDIKEPRSDLGLWGRAMHTELHGKASHDALLEVRPDERPFVLTRSATAGTMKYSCSSWSGDNITSWDGMRGANALSLTAGMCLMQCYGHDIGGFEGPQPTPELLLRWIQLGIHSPRFAINCYKTGDDNLVGDVIEPWMYPEIIPEVRKAIRRLYELIPYRYSLMLQSHLTAMPPQRWVGWGYESDPEVWTSRVLKDGEQQYWLGDSLLVGGVYAPGATEGKIYAPKRSASDPGFLNLSAPYQYLPAGQWHAIASPWKNSIPLLAKIGGAIPVGKNKQVVASGDKINEAKLPADDWRGLEIFPAPEHLADGTVFSNIWLEDDGISPPPARIAKFTLSYAASATEVRVSFEIETGVFLPPWVENGLTIILPVGDSRPVISSNGRAIIEARRQDETGRRRYHILGEDQSIKGRL; encoded by the coding sequence ATGCCACAGCAAGAGTTCATACCCAAGTCGTATAGCTTGGAGCATGGACCTACATCGACTTCATCATCAGTCCATCTACGAAGCAACGAGAGGAACCAAGCAGTAGACTTCACCTTTGAGGCTATACGACCAGGTCTGTTCCGGACGACGTTCACTTCAGATACACATCCACTTCCACCCTTCCCAAGTGCGGCAAGACCGAAAGCTCATGCTACCACTTACGCCACGACCAAGTCTGGCGCGAATTCCAAGACTTTCACATACAATGATATTGAGGCAACAGTAGACTGGAGTGGCGTGCCTATCGTCTCTGTGGGATTCGCAGGCCAGCAGCCACTGCACACAGATTTGCCCAACCGCTCCTACGTTCTGGATGGGAGTGGTGTTGCTCACTATACCCGCTACTTTGGAGGCAGTCTTCATGTTGGGCTTGGGGAGAAGGCAGCTCCAATGGATCTGTCGAATCGGCACTTTACCTTATCGGCGACGGACTCGTTCGGCTATGATGTGCATCGAACTGATCCAATGTACAAGCACATTCCACTTCTCATTCGCGCAGGACCAGAAGGCGTGGTTGCGACTTTCTCGGCGTCTCACTCACGAGGACATTACTCTGTTGGCTCGGAGATGGACGGTATGTGGGGATTCTTCAAGGTGTATCGCCAGGACCATGGCGGATTGGAGCAGTACATTCTCATTGGCAAGACGCTCCAAGAAGTGATCACCATCTACGCAGACCTCGTTGGCTACCCGCTCCTAGTACCAAGATGGGCTTTCGGCTACCTTGGAGGTGGCATGAAATACTCCATGCTCGACGAGCCGCGTGCGAGCGACGCACTGCTGGAGTGGGCGAGCAAGCTCGAGAAGCACGACATCCCGTGTTCAGGCTTTCAGATGTCGTCGGGCTATACTGTTGCTGAAACGGAGCCAAAGACGAGGAATGTCTTTACCTGGAACAGACATCGTTTTCCCGATCCGAAGAGCTTCTGCGATGCGTTCCATGCAAAGGGAATCAGGTTGATTGCAAACATCAAGCCTTATATCCTGGGCAGCCACCCGGAATATGAGAAGCTTGTCAAAGCCGGAGCTTTGTTCAAGGACCTGAATACAGGCGGCTCGGGTATTGCTCGATTGTGGAGTGCTGGTGGTGGTGAGAGTGGTGAAGGTGGTCACATTGACTTTACATCAAAGGCTGGCTACGACTTCTGGTATAACGGCGTGAAGGAGTTGCGGCAAATCGGCATGGACTGCATGTGGAATGACAACAACGAGTACGTCGTGCCGGACGACACATGGCAGCTCTCCTTGGACCAGGAAAGTGTGAAGGACATCAAAGAGCCGCGTAGCGACCTTGGTCTATGGGGTCGTGCAATGCACACGGAACTCCATGGCAAAGCTTCGCATGATGCTCTGCTAGAGGTCCGGCCAGATGAGAGACCTTTCGTACTGACGCGGAGCGCCACCGCTGGCACAATGAAGTACTCCTGCAGCTCTTGGTCCGGCGACAACATCACGAGTTGGGACGGCATGCGTGGGGCCAATGCACTTTCGTTGACTGCTGGCATGTGCTTGATGCAGTGTTACGGCCACGATATCGGTGGATTCGAAGGACCTCAGCCCACGCCTGAACTCCTACTCCGCTGGATCCAGCTTGGGATTCACAGCCCTCGCTTCGCTATCAATTGCTACAAGACTGGTGATGATAATCTTGTGGGAGATGTCATCGAGCCGTGGATGTATCCCGAGATCATTCCCGAAGTGCGGAAAGCTATCCGACGATTGTACGAGCTGATCCCATACCGATACAGCTTGATGCTACAGAGCCATCTCACGGCTATGCCGCCTCAGCGCTGGGTCGGTTGGGGCTACGAGTCGGACCCAGAAGTCTGGACGAGCAGAGTACTCAAGGACGGCGAGCAGCAGTACTGGCTTGGCGATAGCTTGCTGGTTGGTGGCGTCTACGCACCTGGAGCCACCGAAGGCAAGATCTATGCACCCAAGCGCAGCGCTTCAGACCCCGGCTTTCTCAACCTCAGTGCGCCGTACCAATATCTTCCAGCAGGACAGTGGCATGCCATTGCCTCGCCTTGGAAGAACAGCATACCGCTCCTTGCGAAGATTGGTGGTGCGATACCTGTTGGTAAGAACAAGCAAGTGGTGGCTTCTGGGGATAAAATCAATGAGGCGAAGCTTCCTGCTGATGACTGGCGTGGCCTTGAGATCTTCCCTGCGCCGGAGCATTTGGCGGATGGGACTGTGTTCAGCAATATCTGGCTCGAGGATGATGGCATCTCGCCACCTCCGGCTCGGATTGCGAAGTTCACCCTCAGCTACGCAGCCTCCGCTACCGAGGTCCGAGTGAGCTTCGAGATAGAGACTGGCGTTTTCCTCCCGCCATGGGTTGAGAACGGTCTGACGATCATCCTGCCGGTTGGAGACTCAAGACCGGTCATAAGCAGCAACGGCCGCGCCATCATCGAAGCCCGCCGACAAGACGAGACAGGTCGTCGCCGCTACCACATTCTTGGCGAGGACCAAAGCATCAAAGGCAGATTGTAA